The sequence GGTGCGGGAGGCCATCGGCGGGGTCGTACGGGACGAGACCGACGATCTCGCGCGCGCGGTGGACGCCATGGCGGACGCGCTGCGGCAGCGGCTGGAGGCCGAGCGGCGGGTCACCGCCGACATCGCGCACGAGCTGCGCACCCCGGTGACCGGACTGCTGACGGCGGCGGAACTGCTGCCGCCCGGCCGGCCCACGGAACTGGTCCTGGACCGGGCGAAGGCGATGCGCACGCTGGTCGAGGACGTGCTGGAGGTGGCCCGGCTGGACAGCGCCTCGGAGCGGGCGGAGCTGCAGGACATCGTGCTGGGCGAGTTCGTGGCGCGCCGGGTGGCCGCCAAGGACCCGGAGATCGCCGTGCGCGTGGTGCACGAGTCGGAGGTCACCACCGATCCGCGGCGGCTGGAGCGGGTGCTCTTCAACCTGCTCGCCAACGCCGCCCGGCACGGCCGGCCGCCGATCGAGGTCACCGTGGAGGGCCGGGTCATCCGGGTCCGCGACCACGGCCCCGGTTTCCCCGAGGAGCTGCTGGCGGAGGGGCCGAGCCGGTTCCGCACCGGCAGCAAGGACCGCGCCGGGCAGGGCCACGGGCTGGGCCTGACCATCGCGGCCGGCCAGGCCCGCGTCCTCGGCGCCCGGCTGACCTTCCGCAACGTCCGACCCGCCGGCACCCCCGCCCACCTGCCCGCCGAGGGCGCGGTCGCCGTCCTGTGGCTCCCGGAGCACGCCCCCACCAACACGGGCAGCT comes from Streptomyces sp. SCL15-4 and encodes:
- the cseC gene encoding two-component system sensor histidine kinase CseC; protein product: MRGILRHPVRRMERAGLRTGLRWKLSAAIALVAGLVAVVLSLVVHNAARVSMLDNARELANDRLVLAQRNYELNRGPVFPYVQIDDPELPDALRESVERGRRASDVSRHGKDPDVWAAVPVKGGHVLSVHLHLPDRSVDMLRDLDQALVIGSVAVVLGGSALGVLIGGQLSRRLRKAAAAANQVAKGETEVRVREAIGGVVRDETDDLARAVDAMADALRQRLEAERRVTADIAHELRTPVTGLLTAAELLPPGRPTELVLDRAKAMRTLVEDVLEVARLDSASERAELQDIVLGEFVARRVAAKDPEIAVRVVHESEVTTDPRRLERVLFNLLANAARHGRPPIEVTVEGRVIRVRDHGPGFPEELLAEGPSRFRTGSKDRAGQGHGLGLTIAAGQARVLGARLTFRNVRPAGTPAHLPAEGAVAVLWLPEHAPTNTGSYPVLPVSGGN